From Cydia fagiglandana chromosome 6, ilCydFagi1.1, whole genome shotgun sequence, the proteins below share one genomic window:
- the LOC134665619 gene encoding uncharacterized protein LOC134665619: protein MTSMASDCESNVSGFITCNDRTISQMYLSAIEGMESINQDLLQIANNMKRIVSQAGPLESQLNALLRALPDPNLQMNMDTE from the exons atgacctCCATGGCATCGGACTGTGAATCGAACGTTAGTGGGTTCATAACATGCAATGACCGGACCATCTCCCAAATGTATTTGTCTGCTATTGAG GGAATGGAGTCAATAAACCAAGATTTGCTGCAAATAGCGAACAACATGAAGAGGATTGTAAGCCAGGCGGGTCCCCTGGAGAGCCAGCTAAATGCCTTGCTCCGAGCCCTGCCAGACCCCAACCTGCAAATGAACATGGACACGGAATGA